The following are from one region of the Carnobacterium gallinarum DSM 4847 genome:
- a CDS encoding type II toxin-antitoxin system PemK/MazF family toxin, with protein sequence MVKRGEVYFADLSPVVGSEQGGMRPVLIIQNNVGNHYSPTVIVAAITAKIQKAKMPTHVEVSAENHGLERDSVVLLEQIRTIDKQRLKDKVTQLDYQLMQKVDEALEVSVGLSSSV encoded by the coding sequence ATGGTAAAACGCGGGGAAGTTTATTTTGCAGATTTATCTCCAGTTGTAGGGTCTGAGCAAGGTGGAATGCGTCCGGTTTTAATTATTCAAAATAATGTGGGGAATCATTACAGTCCCACCGTTATCGTAGCGGCAATCACCGCTAAAATACAAAAAGCAAAAATGCCAACTCATGTAGAAGTTTCAGCTGAAAATCATGGATTAGAACGTGATTCAGTTGTTTTATTAGAACAGATTAGAACGATTGATAAACAGCGATTAAAAGATAAAGTAACACAATTAGACTATCAATTAATGCAAAAAGTTGATGAAGCTTTAGAAGTGAGTGTCGGACTTTCTAGTAGCGTCTAA